In Prochlorococcus marinus XMU1406, the genomic stretch GTACAGTGGCTTGGCCGGAGGTATGGCACTTTCAATATTAATGTTGCCTACTGTGATTAAAACGACTGATGAAGGTTTAAAGCTGGTGCCTAATGAGTTGAGATATGCGTCTCTTGGCGTTGGAGCAAGTATGTGTACAACCATATTAAAAGTTACACTACCTTCCGCATTTAGATCTATTGCTACTGGCGTTGTACTTGGTATCGCAAGAGCTGCAGGTGAAACAGCACCTTTGATATTTACGGCTTTATTCTCTTACTACTACATAACAGGCTTTGGAGACTTGTTTTATGAGATGGGTTCTTTGGCTGTATTGATATACAACTTTGCCCTTGAACCTTACGATGCCCAGAATAAACTAGCTTGGGCAGCTTCCTTTATTCTTGTTTTATCGATACTATCAGTAAATATATTTTCAAGGATATTAGCCGCTTTTACTGAGAAAACTAAGAGGGTATAAATGATTAAAACTAATAAAAAAATTCCAAAAAATATCATTTTATCCCTTGAGAATGTCTCTATTAGCTATGGAACTTTTGAAGCCGTAAGAAATGTTTTTTGTAACTTTAAAAAAGGGAATATTACCTCCCTTATTGGACCTTCAGGTTGTGGTAAATCAACTATTCTTAGATCTCTAAACAGAATGAACGATTTAATTCCTAATTGCTCATTAAAAGGGACTGTCCTGTTTGATGGAACTAATATTTACGATAAAAGAGTAGATCCAGTTGAAGTGAGAAGAAGAATAGGAATGGTCTTTCAACAACCTAATCCTTTTCCTAAATCTATCTATGAAAATATTGCGTTTGGAGCAAGAATT encodes the following:
- the pstA gene encoding phosphate ABC transporter permease PstA; the protein is MNSLYYQKRLSRNIGDKFFTSLSVICALIAILPLIFLVTYILIKGGSQITPELFTLEPNPPGDDLDAGGINPALIGTLIITTIASIIAIPVGVGGGIYLAEYSKGGAFSRFIRFGVNVLAGVPSIIAGVFIYALIVSTKILFGSMYSGLAGGMALSILMLPTVIKTTDEGLKLVPNELRYASLGVGASMCTTILKVTLPSAFRSIATGVVLGIARAAGETAPLIFTALFSYYYITGFGDLFYEMGSLAVLIYNFALEPYDAQNKLAWAASFILVLSILSVNIFSRILAAFTEKTKRV